One Actinospica robiniae DSM 44927 genomic region harbors:
- a CDS encoding isopenicillin N synthase family dioxygenase: MHTEPATLPVIDISRFRGPDRGEFLDDLRHAAHEVGFFYVTGHGVSAQLRARMLAVAKTFFALPEPARLEIENLNSPQFRGYTRVGTEHTRGAPDWREQIDIGPERVALGPAAGRPAYLRLIGPNLWPSALPDLRPIVLLWQNEALRVSREVLRALAAALGQDEGYFDGWFDNEAAVSLKIVHYPPRPAADAEQGVGAHKDYGYLALLQQDEVGGLQVRGPDGAWIDAVPLPDAFVFNIGEMLEIATQGYLKATDHRVISPAAGVDRYSIPFFLGPRLDAVVEPLALPPELAAQALGVTQDPDNPLLEAFGENALTGWLRSHPRVARRWWSDVLAARGQG; the protein is encoded by the coding sequence ATGCACACTGAACCCGCCACGCTCCCCGTCATCGACATCTCCCGATTCCGCGGCCCGGACCGCGGCGAGTTCCTCGACGACCTGCGCCACGCCGCGCACGAGGTCGGATTCTTCTACGTCACCGGCCACGGCGTCTCCGCGCAGTTGCGGGCCCGCATGCTGGCCGTGGCGAAGACGTTCTTCGCGTTGCCCGAGCCGGCCCGCTTGGAGATCGAGAATCTGAACTCGCCTCAGTTCCGCGGCTACACCCGGGTCGGCACCGAGCACACGCGCGGGGCTCCCGACTGGCGCGAGCAGATCGACATCGGGCCGGAGCGCGTCGCGCTCGGGCCCGCAGCCGGCCGGCCGGCGTATCTGCGGCTGATCGGCCCGAACCTGTGGCCTTCCGCGCTGCCCGACCTGCGACCGATCGTGCTGCTCTGGCAGAACGAGGCGCTGCGGGTCAGCCGGGAGGTGCTGCGTGCGCTGGCCGCCGCCCTCGGGCAGGACGAGGGGTACTTCGACGGCTGGTTCGACAACGAGGCCGCCGTCAGCCTCAAGATCGTGCACTATCCCCCGCGCCCGGCCGCGGACGCCGAGCAGGGTGTGGGAGCGCACAAGGACTACGGCTACCTCGCGCTGTTGCAGCAGGACGAGGTCGGCGGCCTTCAGGTGCGCGGCCCCGACGGCGCCTGGATCGACGCGGTGCCGCTGCCGGACGCCTTCGTGTTCAACATCGGCGAGATGCTGGAGATCGCCACCCAGGGCTACCTCAAGGCCACCGACCACCGCGTGATCAGCCCTGCCGCAGGCGTGGACCGGTATTCGATCCCGTTCTTCCTCGGCCCCCGGCTGGACGCGGTCGTCGAGCCGCTGGCGCTGCCCCCGGAGCTCGCGGCGCAGGCGCTCGGGGTGACGCAGGATCCGGACAATCCGCTGCTCGAGGCGTTCGGTGAGAACGCCTTGACCGGGTGGCTGCGCTCGCATCCGCGGGTGGCCCGGCGCTGGTGGTCCGACGTGCTGGCGGCGCGGGGGCAGGGGTGA
- a CDS encoding NAD(P)-binding domain-containing protein: protein MTNTHVERTAAVVIGAGHAGLAASCLLGARGIDHVVLERGQVANAWRRERWDSLRLLTPNWLSRLPGHPYRGADPDGYMTMPEVVEFIEGFASAHRAPVRTETEVRSVRRTDDGYRVGTEHGEIHGRTVVIASGACNLPSVPQLAQAVPEGIRQLTPFDYSSPGQLPDGGVLVVGASATGVQLAEEIARSGRPVTLSVGEHVRLPRTYRGRDVLWWMDASGVWNQRHDELDDLTRARRLPSPQLIGSPERRTLDINSLIDLGVEPVGRWAAVRDGCALFSGGLRNTFALADLKMQRLLDAFDAWADGRPDAEVEAPERFAPSRVPPLARWRIDLRSGEIRTIVWATGFRPDYRWLDVPVLDAKGSLRHEGGVVESPGLYALGLPVLRRRKSTFIHGIEDDAREVVDELAGYLAGTDRRTAYAH from the coding sequence ATGACGAACACGCACGTCGAACGCACCGCGGCCGTGGTGATCGGCGCCGGGCACGCGGGACTCGCGGCGAGCTGCCTCCTCGGCGCCCGGGGCATCGACCACGTCGTGCTCGAGCGCGGACAGGTGGCCAACGCCTGGCGGCGGGAGCGCTGGGACTCGTTGCGGCTGCTCACGCCGAACTGGCTCAGCCGGCTGCCCGGCCACCCCTACCGCGGCGCGGATCCCGACGGCTACATGACGATGCCCGAGGTGGTGGAGTTCATCGAGGGCTTCGCCTCGGCCCACCGCGCTCCGGTGCGCACCGAGACCGAAGTCCGCTCGGTACGCCGCACCGACGACGGGTACCGGGTGGGCACCGAGCACGGCGAGATTCACGGCCGCACCGTGGTGATCGCCAGCGGGGCGTGCAACCTCCCCTCGGTACCGCAGCTCGCGCAGGCGGTACCGGAGGGGATCAGACAATTGACCCCGTTCGACTATTCCAGTCCCGGGCAGCTGCCGGACGGTGGCGTGCTGGTGGTCGGCGCGTCCGCGACCGGCGTGCAGTTGGCCGAGGAGATCGCGCGCTCCGGGCGCCCGGTGACGCTCTCGGTGGGCGAGCACGTGCGGTTGCCGCGCACGTATCGGGGCCGCGACGTGCTGTGGTGGATGGACGCCTCGGGCGTGTGGAATCAGCGCCACGACGAGCTCGACGACCTGACTCGTGCCCGCAGGCTTCCCTCGCCCCAGCTCATCGGCAGCCCCGAGCGCCGGACCCTGGACATCAACTCCCTGATCGACCTCGGGGTCGAGCCGGTGGGCCGTTGGGCCGCCGTCCGAGACGGCTGCGCGCTGTTCTCCGGCGGTCTGCGCAACACCTTCGCCCTCGCGGACTTGAAGATGCAGCGCCTGCTGGACGCCTTCGACGCGTGGGCCGACGGCCGCCCCGACGCCGAGGTCGAAGCGCCGGAACGCTTCGCGCCGAGCCGGGTGCCGCCGTTGGCGCGCTGGCGCATCGATCTGCGCAGCGGCGAGATCCGTACGATCGTGTGGGCCACCGGGTTCCGGCCCGACTATCGGTGGCTGGACGTGCCCGTCCTCGACGCGAAGGGTAGCCTGCGGCACGAGGGCGGAGTCGTCGAGAGCCCGGGGCTCTACGCCCTCGGTCTGCCCGTGCTGCGCCGCCGGAAGTCGACCTTCATCCACGGCATCGAGGACGACGCACGCGAGGTCGTCGACGAGCTCGCGGGCTACCTCGCGGGCACCGACCGAAGGACGGCGTATGCACACTGA
- a CDS encoding OsmC family protein, with translation MTTVTNGVNVQALLEAREALKAAPEAAQFTWRASSVWKDGVHSRTTVQNFFGLGQEQNHKSESVFDADHPEIFAAEDNGITPIEYLLVGLAGCLTAGVASVAQNRGIQLRSVTSTVEGSHDIRGILGADSDVRNGFNDIKVTFTIDADASPQEIEALVAQSQKRSAVFDALTNPTDVTVEVA, from the coding sequence ATGACGACGGTTACCAACGGAGTCAACGTGCAGGCCCTACTCGAGGCACGGGAAGCGCTGAAGGCGGCGCCCGAGGCCGCCCAGTTCACCTGGCGCGCGTCGTCCGTCTGGAAGGACGGGGTGCACAGCCGCACGACGGTTCAGAATTTCTTCGGCCTCGGCCAGGAGCAGAACCACAAGAGCGAATCCGTGTTCGATGCCGACCACCCGGAGATCTTCGCGGCCGAGGACAACGGCATCACTCCGATCGAGTATCTTCTGGTCGGCCTCGCCGGCTGCCTCACCGCGGGCGTCGCGTCCGTCGCGCAGAACCGCGGGATCCAGCTGCGCTCGGTCACCTCGACCGTCGAGGGCTCGCACGACATCCGCGGGATCCTCGGCGCGGACAGCGACGTGCGCAACGGCTTCAACGACATCAAGGTGACCTTCACCATCGACGCGGACGCCTCCCCGCAGGAGATCGAAGCCCTGGTCGCCCAGTCGCAGAAGCGTTCGGCCGTGTTCGACGCGCTCACCAACCCGACCGACGTGACCGTCGAGGTCGCATGA
- the metX gene encoding homoserine O-acetyltransferase MetX, whose amino-acid sequence MRDKASTVSAASVGTVETRYLDLPEPVPLDCGRSLFPVRVAYETYGSLSPERDNVILVCHALSGDAHAAGLSAAPTAHGTRDGFAAEDRDGAARGALGWWDGMIGPGKAFDTDHYHIVATNLLGGCRGTTGPSSIDPRTGEAYGPDFPVLTVADMVRTERLFLDQLGIERLAAVAGGSLGGMQALEWAVRYPDQVDAVVAIAGTHALHPQGMAWNAIAREAIMRDPDWQGGRYHGTGRAPDAGMGVARMVGHVTYLSAPALAEKFGRRLQSADEIAYTVTEPEFEVESYLRHQAGSFVKRFDANTYLLLSRALTYFDLARGHGGGSLARALEGIMARTLLIAFSSDWLYPPSASQEIARALEDLGKPVECHVIDAPYGHDCFLLEEARQTPLVRRFLAGGDARR is encoded by the coding sequence ATGAGAGATAAGGCTTCTACGGTGTCCGCCGCATCGGTCGGGACCGTGGAGACGCGGTATCTCGACCTCCCGGAACCCGTGCCGCTGGACTGTGGACGAAGTCTGTTTCCGGTCCGTGTCGCGTACGAGACGTACGGATCGCTCTCGCCCGAGCGCGACAACGTGATCCTGGTCTGCCACGCCCTGAGCGGTGATGCCCACGCCGCCGGCCTGTCCGCCGCGCCCACGGCTCACGGGACCCGCGACGGCTTCGCAGCCGAGGACCGGGACGGCGCGGCGCGCGGTGCCCTGGGCTGGTGGGACGGCATGATCGGGCCCGGCAAGGCCTTCGACACCGATCACTACCACATCGTGGCCACGAATCTGCTCGGCGGTTGCCGCGGCACGACCGGGCCGTCGTCGATCGATCCGCGCACCGGCGAAGCCTACGGACCCGATTTCCCCGTCCTGACCGTCGCGGACATGGTGCGCACCGAGCGGCTCTTCCTGGACCAGCTCGGCATCGAGCGGCTCGCCGCGGTGGCCGGCGGCTCGCTCGGCGGCATGCAGGCGCTGGAGTGGGCGGTGCGCTACCCCGACCAGGTCGACGCCGTCGTCGCGATCGCCGGCACACACGCGCTGCATCCGCAGGGCATGGCCTGGAACGCGATCGCGCGCGAGGCCATCATGCGCGACCCGGACTGGCAGGGCGGCCGCTATCACGGCACAGGCCGCGCACCCGATGCCGGCATGGGCGTGGCCCGGATGGTCGGACACGTCACCTACCTGTCCGCACCGGCGCTGGCGGAGAAGTTCGGCAGGAGGCTGCAATCCGCGGACGAGATCGCCTACACGGTCACCGAGCCCGAGTTCGAGGTCGAAAGCTACCTGCGCCACCAGGCCGGCTCGTTCGTCAAGCGGTTCGACGCCAACACCTACCTCCTGCTCTCCCGTGCGCTCACCTACTTCGATCTCGCGCGCGGGCACGGCGGCGGCTCGCTCGCCCGGGCGCTCGAGGGCATCATGGCCCGGACTCTGTTGATAGCTTTCAGCTCGGACTGGCTCTACCCGCCGTCCGCGTCGCAGGAGATCGCGCGGGCGCTCGAGGATCTGGGCAAGCCGGTCGAGTGCCACGTGATCGACGCCCCGTACGGGCACGACTGCTTCCTGCTCGAGGAAGCGCGGCAGACACCCTTGGTTCGCCGCTTCCTCGCCGGCGGCGATGCGCGACGATGA
- a CDS encoding O-acetylhomoserine aminocarboxypropyltransferase/cysteine synthase family protein: protein MDARPYRVEQAREFDFETRQLHAGQRPDPNTGARAVPIFQTTSYVFEDPESAAAYFNLQEYGNTYSRIMNPTVAVFEERVANLEGGSGAVAFASGIAAQAAALFTLLQPGDHVVASSALYGGTVNQLKHLLRKMSVELSWVDPDDPDAWRKAVRAETKAFFGETIGNPAGNVLDIETVASIAHEHELPLIVDNTFATPYLCRPIEWGADIVVHSATKFLGGHGTSIGGVVVEAGTFDWSNGRFPVVADPSPAYHGLRFHETFGTYGFLMKLRAETLRDLGAALSPFNAFLLLQGLETLSLRMDRHVANALAVAEFLQTHPLASKVTHPGLPGSVYRPLVEKYLPRGAGAVFSFDCPGGRAGGQDFISGLTLWSHLANVGDAKSLVIHPASTTHRQLGDDELRAAGVGPGSVRLSVGLESVQDLIWDLEQGLSHVKQEATAS from the coding sequence ATGGACGCACGGCCGTACCGTGTCGAGCAGGCCCGCGAGTTCGACTTCGAGACCCGGCAGCTGCACGCCGGGCAGCGGCCGGACCCGAACACCGGAGCTCGGGCGGTGCCGATCTTCCAGACCACCAGCTACGTGTTCGAGGATCCGGAATCGGCTGCGGCGTACTTCAATCTGCAGGAGTACGGCAACACGTACTCACGGATCATGAACCCCACCGTCGCGGTGTTCGAAGAACGCGTCGCGAATCTCGAAGGTGGGAGCGGAGCGGTCGCCTTCGCCAGCGGGATCGCCGCCCAGGCGGCCGCGCTGTTCACGCTCCTGCAGCCCGGGGACCACGTCGTGGCCTCCTCCGCGCTCTACGGCGGCACGGTCAACCAGCTCAAGCACCTGCTGCGCAAGATGAGCGTGGAGCTGTCCTGGGTCGACCCGGACGACCCGGACGCGTGGCGCAAGGCGGTGCGCGCCGAGACGAAGGCCTTCTTCGGCGAGACGATCGGCAACCCGGCCGGCAACGTGCTCGACATCGAGACGGTCGCGTCCATCGCGCACGAGCACGAACTGCCCTTGATCGTGGACAACACCTTCGCCACCCCGTACCTGTGCCGGCCGATCGAGTGGGGCGCGGACATCGTCGTCCACTCGGCGACGAAGTTCCTCGGCGGCCATGGCACCAGCATCGGCGGCGTCGTGGTCGAGGCCGGGACATTCGACTGGTCCAACGGCCGCTTCCCCGTGGTGGCCGATCCCTCGCCCGCCTACCACGGGCTGCGCTTCCACGAGACCTTCGGGACCTACGGCTTCTTGATGAAGCTGCGCGCCGAGACTCTGCGCGACCTGGGCGCCGCGCTCTCGCCCTTCAACGCCTTCCTGCTCCTGCAGGGCCTGGAGACGCTCTCGCTGCGCATGGACCGCCACGTCGCCAACGCGCTCGCCGTCGCCGAGTTCCTCCAGACCCACCCGCTGGCCTCGAAGGTCACCCACCCCGGCCTGCCGGGCAGCGTCTACCGCCCGCTGGTGGAGAAGTACCTGCCCCGCGGCGCCGGCGCCGTGTTCTCCTTCGACTGCCCCGGCGGCCGGGCCGGCGGCCAGGACTTCATCAGCGGCCTGACCCTCTGGTCCCATCTGGCCAACGTCGGCGACGCGAAGAGCCTGGTGATCCACCCCGCCAGCACCACCCACCGCCAACTCGGCGACGACGAACTGCGCGCGGCCGGAGTCGGCCCCGGTTCCGTCCGGCTCTCGGTCGGCCTGGAGTCCGTACAGGATCTGATCTGGGACCTGGAGCAGGGCCTCAGCCATGTGAAGCAGGAGGCGACGGCGTCATGA
- a CDS encoding CoA-binding protein, giving the protein MTDLTRYQDPTTIQRMLNSARTIAIVGLSGNELRASHFVGYYLTRHGYRVIPVNPREKEVFGEQSYPSLREVPVPVDVVNVFRAPEALPQIVEEAVDIRAGALWCQFGVVHEPAAAAAEAAGLAVVVDRCIKVEHARYAGRMHWLGFNTQRITSVRSGLQ; this is encoded by the coding sequence ATGACGGATCTCACGCGCTATCAGGACCCGACGACGATCCAGCGCATGCTCAACTCGGCCCGCACGATCGCGATCGTCGGCCTGTCCGGCAACGAACTGCGGGCCAGCCACTTCGTCGGCTACTACCTCACCCGCCACGGCTACCGGGTGATCCCGGTCAACCCGCGCGAGAAGGAGGTCTTCGGCGAGCAGTCCTATCCCAGCCTGCGCGAGGTCCCCGTCCCGGTGGACGTCGTGAACGTCTTCCGCGCCCCCGAGGCACTGCCGCAGATCGTCGAAGAGGCCGTCGACATCCGCGCCGGGGCGCTGTGGTGCCAGTTCGGGGTCGTCCACGAGCCGGCCGCGGCCGCCGCCGAAGCCGCCGGCCTCGCCGTCGTCGTGGATCGCTGCATCAAGGTCGAGCACGCTAGGTACGCCGGCCGGATGCACTGGCTGGGATTCAACACGCAGCGCATCACGTCCGTGCGATCCGGGCTGCAGTAG
- a CDS encoding putative leader peptide encodes MDHVLRPAALTAPHLVVRRHVDLARVNSALCI; translated from the coding sequence ATGGACCACGTCTTGCGCCCCGCCGCGTTGACAGCGCCGCACCTCGTCGTCCGCCGCCACGTCGACCTCGCGCGCGTCAACAGCGCCTTGTGTATCTGA
- a CDS encoding LLM class flavin-dependent oxidoreductase, whose translation MTFSQQIHLAVALEGAGWHPAAWREPDAVPAVGLLSADYWLDQVRTAQSGLLDFVTLEDGFPLQSDAASGHDGRTDRVRGRLDAAMVAARVAPLTARIGLVPTVTTTHTEPFHVSKTIATLDYASTGRAGWRAQIGAQAAEFPLFGRRAPAPDPADLFEEAGDHVEAVRRLWDSWEDEAEIRDVATGRFVDREKLHYIDFESRHFNVRGPSITPRPPQGQPPVVALAHAALSYAFAARSADVVLVTPHTPEAVAPILDDLHSAQDTAGRSAQPLLVFGEFVVFLDADPAAAITRKERLDEADGTAYRSDAPIFAGSPDALADQLAQWAHAGLDGFRLRPGTVPRDLDAIVHGLVPALQRRGLFRHAYEAETLRGNLGLSRPANRYAPARAA comes from the coding sequence ATGACTTTCTCGCAGCAGATACACCTCGCCGTGGCGCTCGAGGGCGCCGGCTGGCATCCGGCGGCGTGGCGTGAGCCGGATGCCGTGCCGGCCGTCGGACTGCTGAGCGCCGACTACTGGCTCGACCAGGTGCGCACCGCGCAGTCCGGGTTGCTCGACTTCGTCACCCTCGAGGACGGATTTCCGCTCCAGTCCGACGCGGCCTCGGGGCACGACGGGCGAACCGACCGGGTCCGCGGCCGCCTCGACGCCGCCATGGTCGCGGCCCGCGTCGCACCCCTGACCGCGCGCATCGGCCTGGTGCCGACGGTGACCACCACGCACACCGAACCCTTCCACGTGTCGAAGACCATTGCGACCCTCGACTACGCGAGCACCGGCCGTGCGGGCTGGCGTGCGCAGATCGGCGCGCAGGCCGCCGAGTTCCCGCTGTTCGGGCGCCGTGCCCCGGCCCCGGATCCCGCCGACCTGTTCGAGGAGGCCGGCGACCACGTCGAGGCGGTGCGCCGGCTCTGGGACAGCTGGGAGGACGAGGCGGAGATCCGCGACGTCGCCACCGGCCGGTTCGTCGACCGCGAGAAGCTGCACTACATCGACTTCGAAAGCCGGCACTTCAACGTGCGCGGCCCCTCGATCACCCCGCGCCCGCCGCAGGGACAGCCGCCGGTGGTGGCGCTGGCCCACGCGGCTTTGTCTTATGCCTTTGCCGCGCGCAGCGCCGATGTCGTACTCGTCACACCGCACACTCCGGAGGCGGTCGCACCGATTCTCGACGACCTCCACTCGGCACAGGACACAGCGGGTCGCAGCGCACAGCCCCTGCTCGTCTTCGGTGAGTTCGTGGTCTTCCTCGATGCCGACCCGGCCGCCGCGATCACCCGCAAGGAGCGGCTGGACGAGGCCGACGGCACCGCCTACCGGTCCGACGCGCCGATCTTCGCCGGTTCTCCCGACGCGCTCGCCGATCAGCTCGCCCAGTGGGCGCACGCCGGGCTCGACGGATTCCGGCTGCGGCCGGGAACCGTCCCGCGCGATCTCGACGCGATCGTGCACGGACTCGTGCCCGCGTTGCAGCGACGCGGGCTGTTCCGGCACGCCTACGAGGCCGAGACGCTGCGGGGCAACCTCGGCCTGTCGCGGCCGGCGAACCGTTATGCGCCCGCGCGCGCCGCGTGA
- a CDS encoding NtaA/DmoA family FMN-dependent monooxygenase (This protein belongs to a clade of FMN-dependent monooxygenases, within a broader family of flavin-dependent oxidoreductases, the luciferase-like monooxygenase (LMM) family, some of whose members use coenzyme F420 rather than FMN.) translates to MTSSGGTPLKQIHLAAHFPGVNNTTVWSDPRSGSHIEFESFRAFAQTAEAALFDFLFLAEGLRLREQNGLIYDLDVVGRPDTFTVLAALAAVTSRLGLAGTVNSTFNEPYEVARQFATLDHLSDGRAAWNVVTSWDAFTGENFRRGGYLPQEERYARARAFLHVARTLFDSWDGTEIAGDRQSGEFLAEPRPGRFRVRDAFFDIEGSFNVPRSPQGRPVIFQAGDSEEGREFAAAEADAIFSRHGTADAGRAFYADVKGRMVKYGRDPDQLKVLPAATFVLGDTDAEARELADVVRHQQVSGQTAIRMLEQLWNRDLSEYDPDGPLPRIDPDLGEHTVARGRASVRMHRDPMATAREWRELAEAKGYSIRELMIQVTGRQTFIGSPLTVAEAIDDLVQSDAADGFILVPHITPGGLGEFAEKVVPLLQEKGVFRTEYTGTTLREHLGLRPLPAFDEGAAA, encoded by the coding sequence ATGACGTCCTCCGGCGGCACGCCGCTCAAGCAGATTCACCTGGCCGCGCACTTCCCGGGCGTGAACAACACCACGGTCTGGAGCGACCCGCGCTCCGGCAGCCACATCGAGTTCGAGTCCTTCCGGGCCTTCGCGCAGACCGCCGAGGCGGCGCTGTTCGACTTCCTGTTCCTGGCCGAGGGGCTGCGCCTGCGCGAACAGAACGGCCTGATCTACGACCTCGACGTCGTCGGCCGGCCGGACACCTTCACCGTGCTCGCCGCACTGGCCGCCGTCACCAGCCGGCTCGGCCTGGCCGGCACGGTCAACTCCACCTTCAACGAGCCCTACGAGGTCGCCCGGCAGTTCGCCACACTCGATCACCTCTCCGACGGTCGCGCCGCGTGGAACGTGGTGACCTCGTGGGACGCGTTCACCGGGGAAAACTTCCGGCGCGGCGGATACCTGCCGCAGGAGGAGCGCTATGCGCGTGCCCGCGCCTTCCTCCACGTCGCGCGCACCTTGTTCGACTCCTGGGACGGCACGGAGATCGCCGGGGACAGGCAGAGCGGCGAGTTCCTCGCCGAGCCGCGGCCCGGGCGCTTCCGCGTGCGCGACGCGTTCTTCGATATCGAAGGGAGCTTCAATGTCCCGCGTTCTCCGCAGGGCAGGCCGGTGATCTTCCAGGCCGGGGACTCGGAGGAGGGGCGCGAGTTCGCGGCCGCCGAGGCCGATGCCATCTTCAGCCGGCACGGTACCGCAGACGCCGGACGTGCCTTTTACGCCGACGTCAAAGGCCGGATGGTGAAGTACGGCCGCGACCCGGATCAACTCAAGGTACTGCCGGCCGCCACGTTCGTGCTCGGCGACACCGACGCCGAGGCCCGCGAACTCGCCGACGTTGTGCGGCACCAGCAGGTCAGCGGGCAGACCGCGATCCGCATGCTCGAGCAGCTGTGGAACCGCGATCTGAGCGAGTACGACCCGGACGGGCCGCTGCCGCGGATCGACCCGGATCTCGGCGAGCACACCGTCGCCCGCGGCCGCGCGAGTGTCCGGATGCACCGCGATCCGATGGCCACTGCCCGCGAATGGCGCGAGCTCGCGGAGGCCAAGGGCTATTCCATCCGCGAACTGATGATCCAGGTGACCGGTCGGCAGACCTTCATCGGCTCGCCGCTTACCGTCGCGGAGGCCATCGACGACCTCGTGCAGTCGGATGCGGCCGACGGATTCATCCTGGTCCCGCACATCACCCCCGGCGGTCTCGGCGAGTTCGCCGAGAAGGTCGTGCCGCTGCTGCAGGAGAAGGGTGTGTTCCGTACCGAATACACTGGTACCACGCTGCGTGAGCACCTCGGCTTGCGGCCGCTGCCCGCGTTCGACGAAGGCGCCGCGGCATGA
- a CDS encoding LLM class flavin-dependent oxidoreductase gives MNRTPLTILDLVPISSGSDAAQALRNSIELARHAEDLGYARYWFAEHHLNPGVAGTSPAVVIALIAASTHQIRLGAGAVQLGHRTALSTVEEFGLIDALHPGRIDLGLGRSGGRGKPGSDRTAPTASKTEASVTPNGLLLPPPFDFTTVLGSPRFGLIKTLLEQPNAEAQPYSAQISDLLALLRGAYRSPDGIEAHVVPGERAQLEPWILGSSGGLSAQVAGANGLRFAANYHVSPSSVIEAVDGYRAAFKPAADGYGVAKPYVSVSADVVVAEDEAAARELASGYGAWVRSIRTAEGAIPYPTPAEAALHPWTQTDRDLVADRLQTQFVGTAKQVADRLEILRDASGADELIVTTITHDHADRIRSFELLAEEWENR, from the coding sequence ATGAACAGGACACCTCTGACCATCCTCGACCTCGTCCCGATCAGCAGCGGCTCCGACGCCGCGCAGGCCCTGCGCAACAGCATCGAGTTGGCCCGCCACGCCGAAGACCTCGGATACGCCCGCTACTGGTTCGCCGAGCACCATCTCAACCCGGGCGTCGCCGGGACCTCCCCGGCGGTCGTGATCGCGCTGATCGCTGCGTCCACACACCAGATCCGGCTCGGCGCGGGCGCGGTTCAGCTCGGGCACCGCACGGCCTTGTCGACGGTGGAGGAGTTCGGGCTCATCGATGCCCTGCACCCCGGGCGGATCGACCTCGGACTCGGCCGCTCGGGAGGCCGGGGCAAGCCCGGCTCCGACCGGACCGCGCCGACAGCGTCGAAGACCGAGGCCTCCGTTACTCCCAACGGTCTGCTGCTGCCCCCGCCCTTCGACTTCACCACCGTGCTCGGGTCCCCGCGTTTCGGCCTCATCAAGACCCTGCTGGAGCAGCCGAACGCCGAGGCGCAGCCCTACTCCGCGCAGATCAGCGATCTACTCGCGCTGCTGCGTGGCGCCTATCGGTCGCCGGACGGAATCGAGGCGCACGTCGTACCGGGTGAACGCGCGCAGCTCGAGCCGTGGATCCTCGGCAGCAGCGGCGGGCTGAGCGCGCAGGTCGCCGGGGCCAACGGGCTGCGGTTCGCCGCCAACTACCACGTGAGCCCGTCGAGCGTCATCGAGGCCGTCGACGGCTACCGCGCAGCCTTCAAGCCCGCAGCCGACGGCTACGGCGTCGCAAAACCCTACGTCAGCGTGTCCGCTGACGTGGTGGTCGCCGAGGACGAGGCCGCCGCTCGCGAACTCGCCTCCGGCTACGGCGCGTGGGTGCGCAGCATCCGCACCGCCGAAGGCGCCATCCCGTACCCCACCCCGGCCGAGGCGGCGCTGCACCCGTGGACGCAGACCGACCGCGACCTGGTCGCCGATCGTCTGCAGACGCAGTTCGTCGGCACCGCCAAGCAGGTCGCCGACCGCCTCGAGATCCTACGCGACGCGTCCGGGGCCGACGAGCTGATCGTCACTACGATCACCCACGACCACGCCGACCGCATCCGCTCCTTCGAGCTGCTCGCCGAGGAATGGGAGAACCGCTGA